From the genome of Labrus mixtus chromosome 17, fLabMix1.1, whole genome shotgun sequence:
cttaaaaaaaaaagaagtcatcaTTAGATAAGCATGGATTTGAACGTTAAAATCACCATATTACAGTAAGAAACATTGATTTTGGTACATTTCCCTTTAAAACTTTAAGTCATGCTGTGTAATGAACTGTGTgatttaaaatatctttaataATCCTGGAATATTTTTGTTGGAATAGAAAGTCATGTAGTATAGAGCAAACAAATATGAATGACAATTCTTTCCAGAGAGGGAAGCCCCTTTAGCCTCCCTACGTAgttaaggggggaaaaaaggcagGGAATGCGGTGCTTCACTGCATCAAACAAATTGTTTTCTGGTGTGacgaaacatttttttttcccctcatgaaCGACTGACTTCCAACATCTGAGTCTTGTTAGAACtgttacacacaacaaaaaagacTGCAGGTTGAAAGCAATGAAGACATCAGTCAGTGACTGATCAGCAACTGATAATTGGTTTAAGGCTTATTTGTGCTTACTTTAACATCACagaaggattaataaagttgagAAATGCCAGTAAGTCAAAGAAGGATCGGGGACAtactgtgcatgtttgtgagtgtgtgtttctgtgtgttgtcaTTCTACACCCTTAATTCAAGCCACAGAGCCATTgaccagatgttttttttcctcttttccccCTTTATCTATATCTTTTTTCATCAGTTTTCTGTCTCCAATTTTATCGCTCCACAAGTAACCAATTAAAGCATTCAattatttgtgtctttattcCCACAGTGTGTGTATTCTGCGCTATTCATGAGCCTAAAACTTAACCTAAAAACGATTTAATGGCTGATCATGTTCGTCAAATTAAAGACTTAACACTTGATTTCCATTTCATATGTTTCCAGTGATCACAAACAATATCTGATACAATCAGTTGATATCCTAAATAGTTGCTAATTGTGTTTGATTCATTTTAGCCTGGTATtgattaaattacttttttaatgcAATAAAGTTTGATAATTTGGCGCAACTGAGATAAAATGGGAAAATGATATGAAAGACAAACCAGTAATGCTGCAGTATTTGGTAACGTTTGTTTTCCACCTGTGTCACAGTGCATCAACATTTGCTATTTTCAGAGAGGCTCATGTCTGGACATGTGCAGTGCATCTCCATTACAGCTGACTCATtgctactaaaaaaaaaaatctaacagcGGGGGAAAGACCCTTGGTAACGTAATGATACTGTAGGCGAGGATTACATATGGCATATGAAGAACCACATCGTAAagtgctgtccatggtgctgaatttTGTCTGCAGGTGTTGACACGTAGATCATCATCTGGTCCCTGAAcatattggtgtgtgtgtgtaagttctGTTCTAGCATTGACTTGATGCTTCACTTTAAAGTTTTGATATGATATGAGCGTCTTAATAAAGATGGCActaagaaacattttaacaatCGAAAAATCTGATTTATAGTTTATAAAGGGATTGCGAATACTTCTATATTTTTGCCTCACTATCTTATATGAGAGAAAGCCAAAAACTGTTTTGGACTGTTGATTTGATTAAACACTCACAATGGAGGAGCAGTATTCAAAGAACGTTTGGtattttaaaggtgcactatgcagttttggtggtgaaatttaaatgttggagaagtgaaacatttctatgctatattttctgaactgaatacacaaactttaatcCAAGAAAAAtaggtccctggaacactgtctagagcttaaaagctaccaggagcATTACGGTTTCACTTATGTGACCCCCCATCGTAACTTCTTCCGTAGCATTTtgtcttcaaacagtgttccagggaccaaataTTCCTCTGAGTAGAGTTTGTGTATTGAGTAACAcccaattcacacacactccgtgcgtgctccgtcggacggctcgcgcccattcacactggatccgtttctgcgACGTCAGCGCACcgatgacacatcacaggagaactacaagatcccgcgggaataaagagaaaaacatgcaaacaacatgttgctttgtctttctgtggatgtattgttgttaattcggttcctgttttgacgtaatgttgataaagtggtgaaaaatacgatcgcgagtccgtatattgtgttttattttgaaattgaccggatgctctgtgcatctccttgtctgacttcctgtccgggctgtcatattctgtccagcttgacgcgtgcctgcagcgtactccggcgaaaatagactcgctgcgtatttgaaacggagcagggCGCAGTGCCGTCAgtggcacgcgccggagacggaccgcagcgcgccctgtgtgaacacaatgattgactagagagGCAAtgaagtacaacgtagtgcgcggggctgacggaccgcggcgcgcacggagtatgtgtgaattgggctttatggacatataccacagaatctgtacacttcttcAACGTTcaaatttctctaccaaaactaaaAAGTGCACCTTTAACTTAAAAGTGATGTGAAACATTGATGGATCATCAGTAGTTGCAGAGAGGCCACATATGTCATCTAAGGTCAGAGATATACTCGCTTTTAACTAAGTGTATATGTGCATGATGTCTGTTTGGCACATTGACTGTGCACCTCCTCAAAAATGAATGCAATATGGAAGCAAGAAGCAGTATAAACATGAACTATGGGGGCAGTGAAAAGGGAAAGGGGATGTGAAAAagtcaacacagcagcagggacatCAATGGTCGTACGTTTTAGAAACAAGCTGATGTAGCGAGTCTGCAACTATCCACATCTGTTTGATGTGTCATTGCCACTACGCAGCTACAAACATGCCTGTCAAACTAGCTGGCAAGAAATAAGTTCCATCTAATAAGTCAATGTGGGAACCTGCAAAAGTAAATGGAAACAAGTCTGGGAGTGATAAGCCTCCACATGGTGGGAAACATTGGCGCAACGGAGTCACACTTCAGTTACTCGTAGTGTAGCTAAGTATCTGGACAATTACGCTCATGGCTCAGCTGGATGTGTACGTGAAGGCAAGGTAAGGGGATTGCATCAACCACGACAATATTGCAGGAAACTAAAGTGCATATCAGTCACTTTCTCTTTCCTCAATAGCCCGCCATCTGAACTCCAAAGGCATTAAAAATACGTtcaatagtttgacattttctgtcAATGAACAATTGTTCCAGCTCCAAGTCTGAGTCTTAAAGTCAGGCATGAGCCCCGAGAAAAAGTCAACACACTCTTACTCACATTTGACCAATGGCTCTGCAATAGCCAAATATGTGTTGAATTTCAAATTACATGAAAatacaaagaatgaaaacaaaatcgTCACTGTTGATAACATTACATTACGCTCCCTGTGGATTCTGCAAAGTAGTTTCTCTTTCGTCATTGTCAGATCAGTCTTTGCCGCGTGAACAGTCAGGCCCTCAGCAGGAAAAGGGAGGCTGTCAAGTTGACTGAATGACAGTCACAGCTAAACACCTTATAGGGATATGCAGCTGACTCTGCCAGTCTTTCATTTAACATGGTTACAGTGGCAAAACAGAATTGTATGAAATTCCGTAAATACTGTAATTATGCTTGATGCATTGACACAGAGCAACTTAATGAAGGAATAAATTAAATCGATCATAAAACATGGCAGCTAAAATCTGTCTGCTGAAAAACTTGGACAGGAGCCAGTAGTTCCAGTCATGTCTGAGGAAggtataaaaagaagaaaaaaaaggaaagaggagaagagaataaaCAGAAGCAGAGATATGTCTGTTGTCTGACAAtgtaaaaaggaaattaaacaaTACTGAAACCAGACAGAGGACCTGTATTCTTGAAAGGTGAAATGCACCTAAGACACAGCTTCTTTCATCCAAAAACACTCAGATGTTTGTCTAAAGATTAGGCTCCCGGGAAAGACATCACTTGATGGTGTCTGTCAAAACAGCTGAGGGGTAGTCGACTCAGCTAAACTTGCTTGCATGTTGAATTGAGGAAGGGAGAGTCACGGCCTTTTATCAGGTATGTTATGAGTCATGGAGGGCAGCGAATTCAGACATCTCTTCTCAGTCATGAAAACCACAGGAGGTAATTTAACTAATGAGCATCCTGTCAACTGAAGTAGACAGCATCATCAGGAAAATTAGCACACAACTTGAGTCAGAGACACTTCCGTCCATTTATAGCAAATGACTCTTCATGTACATTTTGACACTATAAAACTCTTGAGTCTCAAAAAATCTGAGCATCAGCCGGGATTCTTGCTCAAATGCTTTAACATTAAATCTTAGTTGAATCATTAATACCAAAAACTTCACACCACAGGAGGCTGGTGGACGGAATTCATACCATGTGTTCTAAATCGCAaactatttattattttgacGAAATCACAAAGCATTTACTTTACATACAGTAACCAGAATATTGAGATTAATTCTTTATAGCATTTTCTGTGTAACTTGGATTCATATCTCCGTCACAAACCACTGAATATCTGTCTGTGCTTTCCCAGCAGCTCATTGAATGTGACCTTTCATCCTCTTTGCAGAGGATTGTGGGTCAGAAACACCTGCTGGTTCACATAATTGCATAATGtgattactattattattattattattattattattattaatgtgacCAGATGTAGTAGGACATCCTGGTCCTTTTTGAAAACTGTATTTGACACACATTGATTGTGACATCATAGATATTTTTTTGGAATactatataataatattattattataaggcACCTTTCAAAAGGACAAGGAAGGATGTTTTGAATCAGACCATGTAAAGACAACacaataaataatgttaaagtAAGTGTATTAAAAAGCACCCAGAGTTTGATGGGTTGTGTCAAAACAGCTGCGGTGGATATGATTGGATGTTTCAAGTCAGCTGGTGGCCGTTCAGCTGTGAATGAGCTAGAGATTGCTAAGGACACAAAGCAGCTGATGCCATCAGCTAATGCAAGTGAGACATCAACACTGTGCAGAAACCTAACACTACACTTCATCTTTATTTCCAAAAGTGTCTGATTTATGATTATGTCATGGTGACATTTATGTGCTACTATTTGAGTTCTGATCATattgtgttcatatttaaagaaatgttttgaacgTCTTATTATGTACTGTAATACTTTCCTGGataaaataattagaaataGCCCTTTGTGGGTACTGTAAATAACACATCTAAGGTCTAGACTGGTAAGACACTTAGCTTCTTATCAGCACAAGTACTGAAAACGAGAAACAATATTCAAAGCTTATCAGAGATATTGAAAAATTGACCTTACATAGATGTGGAGGAAAatgtatcttttcttttttctgaccTGTTCTGCTCCATTGGTGGGTTTTGTCTGTTAaggggaggaggcagagaaaagggggaaagcgagagggaggggaagaaaGAACTGGGTGGGACAGAACCCCCCTTGCGtactcatgcacacactcaagcgcatacacacagacacacaaacacacagacacacacacgtgcagacacacatgcatgcacacataagTGCACGCGGCTCTTCAAAGCCAAGTGGTTTTCATAGACATCCAATTACACTAAGAGATGACATCTGGTGAACTGCAGCACATAAATAAGGTGAAAGGAAAGACAAGATTCAGTCACCTCAGAGAAACTCCAGATAACCAGACAGAGCTCGGCTGATAGAGatagaggagagggagaggcaaaggaaagagggagggggcCAAACGAGAGGGAGCCACACAcaggaggaaagaagagaggCAACGCGCTGCTCCTGCTCTCAGAGAGGCAAAGACTGAGGAGAGATACGGAGCACAGCTCACTGACAAGACGCACAAcaagagaggggagaaagacAAGAACTACCGAGCTCTGTTACACACTGAAGTAACTTCAAACCAGCTctgcaaagagaaataaagacagcaaagaagagaagacaGTCTGgattttgtgactttttttttttttatggcctcCCTTGCGTGGATTTCTCTGAACATTTCATGAGATGCAGCATTAATCTTTTTGACcttcctgtttgtatttattcactttGTACTCAGCAAAGAGGCATCTTTTATccagacctcctcctcctctgccttccTGAAGAGAAACGGTTCGGGAGATGTGTGTGGAGTAGATTTTAGTCGTGTGTATGAATGAAGTattaatgtatgtttttgtcTTCGGAATTGAGCTTGAAAGGTTTACggtcaaacttttaaaaaaggatttttCTAGCGCGTGAGAGCAACGACCAGCAAAGAGCGGCAGTGTTGGAACgggggaggaggtggtgagaGGTCTTTGAGGCGAGCCCCCAGTTGTTCCCATCGTGAGGTGATCTGAGTTATGGATGTTGACACATTCCTGCGGCACTGCTGAGGAATAAACAGCACCAGGGACTACAGCAGAGTCAGCCGCAATACCGCAGGCTTCAACCACCATCAGCAGCTGCATCGCCATCTCCAGCTCCATCActcaaaaaaaaactacatctgCTGCCACAAATAGTCTTCAAACAGGTCACTCTACAGGTTTCATCACCTACAGCTCCAGTGAGGGTGGGGGTCCCTGTACAGAGGAGGTGTAGGCGGTCAGCCAGGGGGGGTTTCTCCcactcttgtttcctctccctGCACCCAGCTCAGCATGCCCCAGCCCCTGAGCACCTCCACAGCTCTCCCAGCTCCACTACCATGTGTAGATGGACAGTGACACAAGGTGCACCGGTCGCCTGGTTCTCCTCCCACCCCTGCCGCAGATCTCCTTTAcacctcctccctcccatcaccttcctcctcctgcttctcctgctCGGACCTTCCTCGGCCTCACCGCTCTCCACTCTGTCACCAGACCCTAAAAGGAACCAAAATGCACCAGGAGGTAGTGCTTCCGACGTCTTCACCTCACCCTTTCCACTTTACTCATCGCCGCAACCTCTGCACGCATCCTCCGCAAGGTTGCCAAGGGCGACAAATGTTTCGTCGTCCTCAGCTTCAGTTGTCGGGCGCCACGTGCGGAGCAGTTACAACCATCTTCAGGGAGATGTGCGCAGGAGGAAACTGTTCTCCTACCAGAAATTCTTCCTACGCATCGACAAGAAGGGGAAAGTTAATGGCACCAAAAGTGAGGACGATCCGTACAGTaagtcaacttttttaaactgtgttttttgtattctttgtttTATGCAACAATTGAAATCTGTAGTACTGAGCCATTGTTTACACTGAGACTTTAGTTTGCAataaaattgaaataaatgcTGGAGAATGCAAAGGGAAGTCTAATTTACAAAGTAAGTAATTAAAGAATTTTATATCAGTGAATAGGAAATGATGCACTCTATTTCTGTCATTGTTCATTTTTCTATTAAGAGAGACGTCCCCGTTTTTCCATACTTTAGAACCTTTGCACATTAAGACAGGTGACTGGGCAAGAGAACAAATACCAGAGCTGCTTGATTCAAAGCCTTTTCACCTGTT
Proteins encoded in this window:
- the fgf10a gene encoding fibroblast growth factor 10a, which encodes MCRWTVTQGAPVAWFSSHPCRRSPLHLLPPITFLLLLLLLGPSSASPLSTLSPDPKRNQNAPGGSASDVFTSPFPLYSSPQPLHASSARLPRATNVSSSSASVVGRHVRSSYNHLQGDVRRRKLFSYQKFFLRIDKKGKVNGTKSEDDPYSILEIKSVDVGVVAIRGLSSNYYLAISKKGELYGARDFGVDCRLIERIEENKYNTYASAEWRNKRKHMFVGLNANGKPMRGRKTRRKNTATHFLPIVVQPR